One genomic window of Elusimicrobiota bacterium includes the following:
- the rsfS gene encoding ribosome silencing factor: MMKRRISFFRAAQVAARAADDKKAEQVSLYDVGRSSSIVDYFIVATVESSAHASAVEEEIDRCVTPVLGTGRVRRDGGGRVSWRVLDYGGLIVHLMSEALREYYDLERLWESARPVAWEENESKLESSPRKKKR; the protein is encoded by the coding sequence ATGATGAAACGACGGATTTCCTTCTTTCGTGCGGCTCAGGTGGCCGCGCGGGCCGCTGACGATAAAAAAGCCGAGCAGGTGAGTCTTTACGATGTGGGCCGTTCCTCTTCCATCGTGGATTATTTTATTGTAGCCACAGTGGAGTCCTCGGCCCACGCCTCGGCTGTGGAGGAGGAAATTGATCGTTGTGTTACCCCTGTTTTGGGAACGGGGCGTGTTCGTCGCGACGGCGGCGGGCGTGTGTCCTGGCGTGTTTTGGACTATGGAGGTTTGATCGTGCATCTGATGAGTGAAGCGTTGCGTGAGTATTATGATTTGGAGCGGCTTTGGGAATCGGCGCGGCCGGTGGCCTGGGAAGAAAACGAATCAAAGTTGGAATCCTCCCCCCGG
- a CDS encoding type IV pilus twitching motility protein PilT, translating into MAPLLTIHELLKEVHSRGASDLHLKVGRAPMLRLNGELIPVEGQNPLEIDDVMSFVFALINSNQRAVLERERELDFSFFLRGVSRFRGNAFYQKGAVGAVFRLIPAQVPSLDDLGLPPVLKEMLQRRQGFFLVTGPTGSGKTTTQAALINHINNTQRVHVMTLEDPIEYVFEDKLAVINQREVGTDTHDFAQGLRRALRQDPDVILIGELRDPETMTTAMNAAETGHLVLGTLHTNDAKQTIDRIIDTFPPEQQNQIRLQLAKCLLGVVAQRLIRKAGGGGRIALLEIMINTSTIQKLIEDNKVGSIGKAIEDSAEYYKMQSFNQALLAMIARNAVTVEEALSYSPNPNDLKIRLQTEGIVGIPGSPVSRPFGGGHG; encoded by the coding sequence ATGGCCCCACTCCTCACCATTCATGAGCTCCTGAAAGAAGTCCACAGTCGCGGAGCCAGTGATTTGCATCTCAAGGTCGGGCGTGCCCCCATGCTTCGACTCAATGGTGAGCTGATCCCTGTTGAGGGTCAAAACCCCTTGGAAATTGACGACGTGATGAGTTTCGTTTTTGCCTTGATTAATTCGAATCAACGCGCTGTGTTGGAGCGGGAGCGGGAATTGGATTTTTCTTTTTTCCTTCGCGGGGTGTCTCGTTTTCGGGGTAATGCTTTCTATCAGAAGGGGGCCGTGGGGGCGGTTTTTCGATTGATTCCCGCTCAAGTTCCCTCTTTGGATGATTTAGGGTTACCCCCTGTTTTAAAGGAAATGCTTCAGCGCCGCCAGGGGTTTTTCCTTGTGACCGGACCGACAGGTTCAGGAAAAACCACCACCCAGGCCGCGTTGATCAATCACATCAACAACACCCAACGGGTCCATGTGATGACACTGGAAGACCCGATCGAATATGTTTTTGAAGACAAGTTGGCTGTGATCAATCAGCGGGAAGTGGGTACCGACACGCACGACTTCGCCCAAGGATTGAGACGTGCCCTTCGTCAGGATCCCGATGTCATTTTGATTGGTGAGTTGCGTGACCCGGAAACAATGACCACGGCCATGAACGCCGCGGAAACCGGTCACTTGGTTTTAGGGACTCTTCATACCAACGACGCCAAACAAACCATCGACCGTATTATTGACACTTTTCCTCCCGAGCAACAAAATCAAATCCGGTTGCAATTGGCGAAATGTCTTCTGGGTGTTGTGGCTCAACGGCTGATTCGCAAGGCCGGCGGGGGGGGGCGTATTGCCCTACTGGAAATCATGATCAACACCTCGACCATTCAAAAGTTGATTGAAGACAATAAAGTGGGTTCCATAGGGAAAGCGATTGAAGACTCTGCCGAATACTATAAAATGCAATCGTTTAATCAGGCCTTGTTGGCGATGATTGCTCGGAACGCGGTGACGGTGGAAGAAGCCCTCTCCTATTCCCCTAACCCCAACGATCTCAAGATTCGTCTTCAGACCGAAGGGATTGTGGGGATCCCCGGGTCTCCGGTCTCTCGACCGTTTGGGGGAGGTCACGGGTGA
- a CDS encoding cyclic nucleotide-binding domain-containing protein, which translates to MITVERLAVIPFFTGVPPETRLRLAAKLTEASFPAGHTLFSEGEEGDALYFLMEGRVAIQKSVDKNKGTSKTLSVLVSGDFFGEMSLLEKAPRSASAITQEPSTVLSLPAEELRAWLAEDAKIPVRFFLPFVQSLTGRLRQTTREMILLFDVGGLLAQNLDATTLAGRLTEILARGFDEPVSAAFYLWNEFSGEYERVVGTGVWEKSAVDSRTDADPLFHWMAEKGECVLSGEWRSDNRFDRPTRSVWPSFCSVLAAPVMGERRPVGNLIFGHEREPGYFTTTQRRVLAGVVNLVAPAFENASLRLEKNAQERLARARQSSIDF; encoded by the coding sequence GTGATCACTGTCGAGAGATTGGCGGTCATTCCTTTTTTTACGGGTGTTCCCCCTGAAACCCGACTTCGCTTGGCCGCGAAACTTACCGAAGCCTCGTTCCCGGCGGGGCACACCCTATTTTCAGAAGGAGAGGAGGGAGACGCTCTGTATTTTTTAATGGAAGGCCGTGTGGCCATTCAAAAGAGCGTGGACAAAAATAAAGGGACGTCTAAAACCCTGTCGGTGCTTGTGTCCGGTGATTTCTTTGGAGAAATGTCTCTTTTGGAAAAAGCCCCTCGGTCCGCGTCCGCGATCACCCAGGAGCCTTCCACCGTCCTTTCTCTCCCAGCGGAAGAACTGCGGGCTTGGTTGGCGGAGGATGCGAAAATCCCGGTTCGTTTTTTTCTTCCCTTTGTTCAATCGTTGACGGGGAGGTTGCGCCAAACCACGCGAGAGATGATCTTGCTCTTTGACGTGGGGGGCCTGTTGGCCCAAAACCTGGACGCGACCACTCTGGCGGGCCGCTTAACCGAAATCCTCGCGCGGGGATTCGACGAGCCCGTGAGCGCCGCTTTCTATTTGTGGAACGAATTTTCCGGGGAGTATGAGCGTGTGGTGGGGACGGGGGTGTGGGAAAAGTCCGCGGTGGATTCGCGAACGGATGCGGACCCTCTTTTCCATTGGATGGCGGAAAAAGGGGAATGTGTTTTGTCTGGGGAATGGCGTTCTGACAATCGGTTCGATCGGCCCACTCGGTCGGTCTGGCCTTCTTTTTGTTCTGTGCTTGCGGCTCCAGTTATGGGGGAAAGACGTCCTGTTGGGAATCTCATTTTCGGGCATGAAAGAGAACCGGGCTATTTCACCACCACCCAGCGACGGGTGTTGGCCGGAGTGGTGAATTTGGTGGCTCCTGCCTTCGAAAACGCTTCTCTGCGTTTAGAGAAAAACGCTCAGGAACGGTTGGCCCGCGCGCGTCAAAGTTCCATTGATTTTTAA